From Granulicella arctica:
TCGTGCATTCAGCGGAGCAGTGGTCGATGCCCCCTCCAACAAGGCATCAGCCTCAGGAAGCCGTCTCAGATAGATCAGCGCCAATCCCTCGTTGAGCACTGGAACGATCGCCGCAGGGTCAGCTTTATGAGCTTTTTCGAAATGAGTCAGCGCCTTGGCCAGGAGTTGTTGGTTCATCAAGGCTACCCCGGTGTTGTTCTCGCGTGCTGCCTCAACCACAGCGGTGTTTGGCTCAGCGCTCCATGCGGGTATGCTTATCAGCAGCGAACATGCGATACATAGGCCAGCCTGGAAAAAAGCGAATGGTTTCACGGTTCTCTTTCTCAATCGCGATCTATCCACGAGGCGATAAAAAAAATCCTTCGTCCGCGAAAACAGGCATACAAGGCCTATCTGATCTCCTAAAGTATACAGACGTAAGGCGTTTCCCTTCGTCTATGCCTTGATGCCGTACATCTCCACGATCAGGATTGCAGTGGTGATGTAATCGTCACGGGAGCCGACGTAAACTGGGGCGACGTTAGTTTTTGAGGTGGCTATGAATCAGTATGTAGAGCGGGTTGTAGATCTCCTTGACCCAGCAACAAACGACCTGCACGATCTCACAACAGATCAGGCCCGCGCCTTGCTCGTCGAGCACGGAACCGAGGCTATGCGGCAGATCGAGGGATCATTCTCACTTGTGGCCCGTTCCGGCAAGATGGTGCGTATGGTTCGGTCGTTGGATCGTCCCATGCGCTACTTTCTGGCGAAGCGCACCGAAGGACCCGTCTTGATCGTTGCCGACCGAATCGACGCAATCCAGGCATGGCTACAGGCTGAGGGTCTCGAAGGCCAATTCCACCCCAGCTATACGCGCATGATCCCGGCACATCACGTAGTTGACCTTCAACTGGTCGGCTGCCCGGATCCCGACCCCATATACACCCGCTTCTTTACGCCTGCTATGGCAACGATGCAGCCAGACACCCAGACGATTGGCGACCGGTACATTCAAACCTTGGCTGACGAAATCTCGATCTGGTTAGACAGAGTTCCGACGAACGAACCACTCGGGGTGTGCTTCTCAGGCGGGATCGACAGTGGGAGCGTCTTCCTGACCGTGTATCACGTCATGAAGACCAGAGGAATGGCCTTGACGCGCCTCAAAGCTTTTGTCCTGGATCTCGGCGACGGCCCCGACCTTCAGCAGGCACAGAGCTTTCTTGAGTCCGTCGACCTCGGTTTGTTTCTGGAGCCGATCCAGGTTGATCCAGCCACAATCGATATCCAGGAAACGATCGGCATCATCGAAGACTATCAATCACTCGATGTGCAGTCCGCATCGATGGCGATCGCGTTGTTGCGAGGAATCCGCAACGAGTATCCAGAGTGGGGCTACCTGCTGGATGGCGACGGCGGCGACGAGAACCTGAAGGACTATCCTATCGATGAGAATCCCGAGCTTACGATTCGTAGCGTCATTCACAACTCCATGCTCTATCAGGAGGGATGGGGCGTCGGTAAAATCAAGCATTCCCTTACCTACAGCGGAGGGCTAAGCCGTTCCTACACGCGAACCTACGGACCCGCGCAGCATTTCAATTTTCGCGGTTTCAGTCCGTACACCCGCCCGAAGGTGATCGCGGTCGCGGAGTCCATCCCCTTCATAACGTTGACCGACCATAACGTCGAACGCTTGTACGAGCTAAAAGGGGAGATCGTCTCGAAGGGCATCGCAAGTCTTACCGGCTTCACAATGCCGGTATTCCCAAAGAGACGCTTTCAACACGGCGCGATCTCCGAACAAGCCATGCACAAGACCCTGCCTATGGCTGAGACGGAATACCGGAAGCAGTTCCTCTCACGTTACCTATGACCCTGCTGCCGCTGCTCTATCCAGAATACGCTGCCGAACGAGACCAATGGATAGTCGCTCACCGCGGCCCTCGAGCAGTGCTCGACCCGCGCAAGCCCTATGCCTTCCTGTCGGAGCAGGAACGTACTGCATCGGGAGAAATTGCTACGATTTCCACCGTATTTCTCACCAATCGTGAATGTCCCTTCCGTTGCCTCATGTGCGATCTCTGGCAGAACACGTTGACCTCGAGAGTTCCCGTTGGTGCCATACCGGAGCAGATCGCCTTCGCGTTGCAAGAGCTTCCGCCCGCAAGTTGCATCAAGCTCTACAACAGCGGCAGCTTCTTCGACACGCAGGCCATTCCTCCTGAGGATTATCCCGCCATAGCAGCACTCGTCCAAGCCTTCGAACGAGTCATCGTTGAGAGTCACCCGGCGCTGATCGGTGATCGATGTCTTCGTTTCCGAGATCTACTCAGCGCAAATCTTGAGGTCGCCCTAGGTCTGGAGACAGTTAATCCCGAAGCAATGCAACATCTTAATAAGCACCTGACACTCGAACAATTCACGGCAGCCGCAGAACGCCTGTTCGAGCAGAAGATTGACCTGCGTGTGTTCATACTCGTCCAGCCCCCGTTTGTTCAAGCTGTTGAAGCTTTGTACTGGGCGCAGCGCTCCATCGACTTCGCGTTTGAGTGCAAGGCTACCGCACTTACCCTCATCCCGACCCGAGGCGGAAACGGCGCCATGGAGTCGTTACGACAGGCCGGATTCTTCACGCCGCCCGACCTACAGACTTTTGAAGCATCCGTCGAATACGGTGTTCGCCAGCGAAAAGGTCGCGTCTTCGCCGACCTTTGGAACATCGAGCAAATAGCATGCTGCGGACACTGCGCCACAGCACGCATTGCACGCCTGCAGGAGATCAATCTCACGCAGACCGTCCCTCCCGGAGTCGAGTGTCTATCGTGCCAGGCATCCGTATGAGCGACATCTACGACGTTGTCATCATAGGATCGGGCTTTGCTGGTTCCCTGTTAGCAATGATTGCAAAGCAAATCGGACGCTCAGTCCTTCTGCTCGAACGTAACGCCCATCCACGCATGATGATTGGCGAGTCCTCAACTCCCCTCTCAAACCTTCTTCTGGAAGAACTCGCAATAACCTACCGCCTGCCCGACCTACTCCCATTTACAAAATGGGGAACTTGGCAGCAGCATCATCCCGAAGTCGGCTGCGGATTGAAGCGGGGCTTCTCCTTCTTTCACCATGATCTCGAAAACGCAGGCAACGAGCCTTCTGACAACGAAATGTTGGTAGCAGCAAGCCCCCATGATCAGATCGCAGACACGCATTGGTATCGTGCAGACTTTGACCACTGGCTCGTAAGTAGTGCACAGCAACACGGCGTAACCTATCTCGATGAAGTCACCCTGCGCCGTTACACAGAAGCCGATGACTACGTTGTGCTATCGGGTGAGCGCAACCAGAAGGACATCCAATTTCGTTGCCGCTTTGTGATCGATGCTACCGGACCGCGCGGCTGCCTTCATCACTTACTCGGGCTCCATGAAGCGGATATGTCTGCCATGCCCGCTACCAAGGCACTCTACAGTCACTTCAGCCATGTTGGCCGGCTGGACGATTTCACCTCGTCGCAGTATCCAGACAGCCCACCGTACCCAATCGATGACGCGGCCGTGCATCACGTCTTTGATGGCGGATGGGTATGGGTATTGCGCTTCAACAATGGCATCACAAGCGCGGGTGTTGCCGCGACAGAGTCTGCAGCTGATCGCCTCGGGCTGCGGGAAGGGGCTGGGGCATGGACGCGGTTGCTTGAGAAAATGCCGACGCTACAACGGCAATTCGCGGAAGCCGTCCCGTTGCACCCATTCACCTACTTACCTCGACTCGCGTTCCGAAGCGGCACCATGACCGGCAAGCGATGGGCCATGCTTCCGTCAGCCGCGGGCTTTGTCGACCCACTTCTGTCTTCCGGCTTTCCTCTGGCGCTGCTCGGGATAAGCCGCTTGGCCAGGATCCTCGATCTCCACTGGAACCAATCTACCTTCGCAGCAGAGCTGCTGGCTTATGAACAGTCAACGGATGGCGAACTCCTCGCCACCTCCCGCCTCATCGGAGCTCTCTATGCCAACATGAACAACTTCGAAGCCTTCCGCGCAATCTCACTTCTGTATTTTGCAGCTGCAAGCTACTCGGAGACCGCTCGTCGCCTGAGCAAGCCCGAGCGGGCTAATTCGTTCCTCATGCATACGGATCCAAAATTCGGCCCAGAGGTGGAGATCCTGCTCCGTCGCGCGGCCAAAGGTGTAACTTACTCTGAGACAAAAGAGTTTGTCAGCGCTGTAAAGAAGGCAATTGAGCCCTTCGACGTTGCGGGACTCTGTGCGTCGCCCAGAAACCATTGGTATCCAGTCAATGCCGAAGATCTTAGACGGGCAGCTTGGAAGGTCGGCGCAACCACCGAGGAGATTGACTCGATGCTCCAAAGCTCAGGCTTCTACGTCTAACTCGTTAGCGGTGGTGAGACCTCACGCCCTCAGTGCTTCTCGTGAGAAACCAGAATGATTGGCTTCGAAGAGACAACCCCGCTTCCCTCCTTAAGCGTTATCTCCTGGTTCGGCTTCACTCCGGTGATTGTCTCTCGTTTACCGCGAGGCCAGATAATGTCGACCGTGACAACCTTGCCGTCGAGGGGTTTGCCAAGTCCAAAGGTCAACGGCAACTCGCTCTGTGAAAGATAGCTTGATCCGCTCTTTACCATCGCCGACATCCGGCTTCCATTCGTCATGCGGACCGAGACCTTGGCTCCAATACCGTCCCGATTCGACCTCACCCCTACCGTCTTCACCCGCAACATGTCATTCTGATTGCCATTGTCATTGCGCAGGAGTCTTGCCGGTCCACCCGACGCTGTAATCAGAAGGTCCAGATCGCCATCGTTATCGAAGTCAAGATAAGCAGCTCCGCGACCTACAACGGCCTGCCGGAGAGCAGGGCCGACTTTCATGGATACATCCTCAAAGTGACCAGCGCCGCGATTGCGAAACAGCAGCGAAGGTTCGGCATATTTGACGGTGGGTTGAGTTACGCTCACGTCGTCGGCTACATGGCCGTTGGCTGCAAAAATATCGAGCAAGCCGTCCAGATCGTAGTCAAAGAAGAAGGCGCTGAAGGTAAGCGAACTTGCCGAAGGAGCACTGATTCCCGATGTCGCCGACATATCCGTAAACAGACCGGAACCATCGTTGCTGTAAAGGGCAAGACTCTCGTTCGTGAAGTTGCCGATCAACAAACTTTGGCGGCCAGAACCGTTGTAGTCGCCAGCATCAGCACCCATGCCAGCTCTGGGCTTCCCTGCATCGCTGAACGCCACCCCCGCGGAGAACGAACTCTCCGTAAAGGTTCCATTGTGATTATTGCGATAGAGCTTATTGGGCTGCGTGTCATTGGCAACAAACAGATCCATCCAGCCGTCTTCATCGAAATCCAGCAACGCGATTCCAAGAGATTTGCTAGAAGCATCGGCAAGACCAGCCTTCTTGGTTACATCTTCAAAAGCACCATTTCCGAGATTATGGAACAAGCTTCCACTTTGGCCCTTGTAGGCCTCGGGCGTGCAATACGATTTGTGCTTTCCATCCAGCGAACAGTTCTGATCTGTAGCAACCGACCAGTCCACATAATGCGATACGAAGAGATCTAGTTTGCCATCATTATCGAAATCGAACCACGCAGCCCCCGTAGCAAAGCCAGCGCTGCTCACACCTGCCTTCGCCGTTGCATCAGTAAACTTCCCCTCGCCAAGATTATGGAACAAGTGGCTACCGTCGAGTGCCGTAATGTAGATGTCGTCACGGCCATCGTTATCGTAGTCGCCCACCGCACAGCCTAAGCCGTACATCTCCACATCCAGGCCCGAACCGTGCGTGACATCCTTGAACGTACCATCCTGGTTGTTGTGGTAGAGCGCCGCTGTCGTCCTACCAACCTTGTGCTCCGGCCAATCCTTCGACTGCACGAAGACAACATCCTGCCAACCATCATTGTCGTAATCGATCACGCAAACGCCGCTCCCCATAGTTTCTGGCAGATACTTTTTCCCGAAGGCTCCATTGTTATGTTTGAAGTGAATACCCACAGCAGCCGTAACATCAGTAAACCGAATCGGCCCGGATGGTCGTATATCCTCGGCGGCCACCTCGTGGACATTAGCAGTTTGCGAACTTTGATCTACTTGGACAGAAGCAGGACGCGAAATTGTCTCTGGCGACTTCGCTTTACATCCCCACAAAAGCAATGCTGCCAGGAGCGAGACACCGTAGACACAAATCGTTCGAAACAAAATCAAGAGCTCCTGGTTTTCTTTGTGGGCTAAAGGCCTGAAGGAATACTCGTCAGCACCGGTGATGTCGGATGAGTACGCGAATCGCGGCGTGAATTAAGCCATAGCTCGGTCAATACTGCGATCGGTCCCACGATGAAGAGTGCGTACAACGGAGCGTAGATACTCTGGTTTAGCCGAAGCCCCATCTCCACAGCCGCCACCAGAAACGCAACCAGGCACTGCCCCCGAACCGAACGAACCGTTGTCTTCGGATCAGTAATCATGAAGAAGATGAAGAGTTGATACTCGGGCCCGGTCACGGGAGCGATCTCCGACAGCAAAGGATCACCGACAATCCAGGACCGGATCAACGCAAACGCAAGGAATGATGTCACATACACTGCACAAATATGAAAACGCTTCAGCCGCCAGATGATGACCGAGCCCAGCGACCAGATCACAAGCATCGCCCAAAGGCTGTTTCCCCACTGGATGCTTAGAGCCGTTACCGACTCCGCAGCAAAGAACAGCATGATGCAGATGCCGAAATTCGAGGGATTCCAGATATGCCGATTTTTCAAACGAACAACATACTTTGAAGTAATCGCGATGGCCGCACATAGCGCATACGGCCAGAAGGCCGGAGACCGCAACAGGATGCCAACGCTGATTCCGCTGATGTAAGCACTCGCAAGATGCGGCCACTTTCCCGTCATCGTTCGCCCGAGACTCAACTCGCAAACAATACTGCAGCCAATGGCCAGTAGCGTCTTCTTCCAGCTCTCAAGAATGCCAAACGAGAAATGGCCCACCAGCAGGATCATCGTAATGAAGATCGGCGGAATAAAACGATTCTCCATCGTTAGATAGCGCCGCGCCCACGAGTCCGGTGTCGCAGGAGTGAGCGGAACAACGACCGTTTGCGTACTCATGAGGGCTCCTTTACCTCGGAGATCCGATCCACAGGAAGGTTCTTCAGCGTCTGGAGTTTACCAGATGGCCAGCGCACGACGATCTCATCAATTGCCGTTGTTTTGCCAAGGCCAAAATGGAGGCGCCGATCATTCTCAGACGCGAAGCCGCTGCCACCGGCAATCTGTTGTATCTGTTGCTGCCCATTCCACTTGACCGTAACCTGCGCGCCGATCGCGCTGCGGTTGCTCTTCGTGCCTTCCAGCGAGAGTCCAATCCAGTGGTTTTCAGGACTAACCGTGTTCTTATAGAGCAACAAACGGCCTCGCTGGTTCGCCACAATCACATCGACAGCGCCGTTATTCCAAAGATCAGCCATCGCCACAGCTCGGCCATCCTCGGTATCTGTCACGCCAGCCATCTGCGCCACGTCAACAAACTTTCCTGCGCCATCGTTCAGCCACACGCGCTTGGATTGATACCCCGAAAGACTACGGCCCTCCATAGCCGGCCAGTCCTTAGCGTCACCAATAATCGCTGCATTACCGCCTGCCACCTTCGAGTAGTCATACCAATAGTCGCGCTTTCGATCGAGAGAAACGTATCCATTCGTCAGATAAAGGTCGAGCGCACCATCATTATTCAAATCACCGAACTGGGCGCCGAAGCTCCAACCACCTAACTCCACGCCCATATCCCGAGCAAGATTCTCATACTTGATTTGCTCACCCGACGTTCCTTCCTTCGGAACCCAAAGGTTGTTGCCTTGGATCAGCACGCCATCCTCAGAGATATTCGACACATAGATTGACATTCTCCCCTGGTTGAAGACGTCGCCAAAGGCAACATTCATCCCACTCTTCGGAGAGAATCCAACCCCGGCTTTTTCTCCTGCCTCGTGGAAGCGCTTGCCGTCGTTCATGTATAGCTCCGACACGCCGTAGTCATTTGCCACGAACAAATCAGGATGCCCTGTTCCTCGCAGGTCACCAGCAGCCGAGGCAAGCGACCAACGGCGGCTATCGATGCCAACCTTGGCGCTGACCTCCTCAAACCGCCCGTTCCCTAAATTGTGGAAGAGATACTTACGGCCCCCATTCTTGGCATATTCGAAGCTGTCCGGCATCATGCGTGTATTCGCCAGATGCCATAGGTCGACATTCTCCGGGTAGTATCCGCCAACGAACAGATCGACCAAACCATCACCGTCATAATCAAACCACACAGCCGTGTTGGCATTGATCCACTGCGGAAGACGCATGTCGTCGCTTACCCGCCGAAAGCCATGCCCCTGCTCATTGTGAAAGAGCTCCGGCCGACCCCACTTGATGAGGAAGAGATCCTCGTAACCGTCGTTATCGTAATCACCCCAGACACCACCCATGGACACACCCGTCCCCGCCTGGTTGACATCCGCCACTCCCAACTCAGTTGCCACATCTTTAAATGTCCCATCATGGAGATTCTTATAAAGATGATTCTGGCTCCCAATCGCACTGTTCGTTACATAAAGATCGGGCCACCCATCACGGTCGAAATCGACTACCGAGACCGATGCACCCATGGAAGCAACCTGCGGCATAATGTGCGCCAACTTTGCGTCGAGTTCAGGTGCCTGGTGCGTGAAATCAATCCCAGCCGCATGGGAAACCTCTTCGAAATAGAAACCATGACGCGCCAACGCAGTCCGTCCATCGAACTTCGATGAAATGACAGCTCTCGCCGCCCTTTGCTTCATAAGGAACGGGACAGCCAGCAGGCAGGCAAAAACGATCGCCAGTGGTATGCGAAGTAATGTGCCGCGCTTCATTGGCTCCCACCATCCACCAGTGCATCCCGAAAAGCGCTGCCGTCGACATATCGCGTCTGGTACGTCATCCAGTCCTGCTTGTGGTGCTGATACATCCAGTCATTCTCCAGACTAGTAGGTGGTCCATCATAGTTTTTGCGAGTGTGATGTGGGTACGGCAGCACGTTTTGCGAATAGGCCGAGTTGTAGTCACCATCCTTGATCCAGCCATCCCCAGCCAATACATAGTCACGCACCCACCCAACCGGAGGTGCATCAGAAGCCGCGAACCGCAGCGACATCTCGTCACCCGCATTCATGATCACGTAGCTATCGTCAGTCTTTTCCAGAAGAGGCCGTACGTCTCCGAAGCGCGTGTAGAACCCGGCAAGGTCGCGCCAGATTCTGGAGGTACTCGCAAGATGGTCATAGTTCGGAAGCTCAGGCGATGAGGCATTGGCCTGACGAACAGCCGAGAATCCACGATAGTGAAGATCCGCAACTGCAGGTGCTGCACGATTGATCTTCAGCGGTGTATCCGGCAGGCCCTTCGCCCATTCGATCGAATCCCAGTAGACCTCTAAATTGGTGCGAAGGCGCAGCCGATGCGAGGCACCACGCTGGAAGACACCGCTGAGGTCGATCATGCAAATTTTCTTCCGACCCGCCGGAAAGCCGAGATTAGACCGGACGACACGCCAGCCGCCATGCTCATCCGGCACCTCCATGCTCAACCAGTGTGGTCGCTCGTGCTTACCCTGATCCATCGCCACATTCACGGTGGAGTCCGACGGGTGCAGCCAGCCCTTCGCGATTAGCCACAGCGGAACGCCTTCCGGAACATGCTCGCCAAGATCGACTTCAACGTAGTGATCCCGAGTCACGCCCTGATACTGCCCTCGGCCAAACGTGTCAAGGTACTTGCCATCGAGCTTCCGCAGCGTGTCCGTCACATCGGCGCCATGGTCATCGATCGCCCGTGCAATCGGCTGCGGCTCGCCAACCGCCGTGATCGCCAGCTTCACCGCGGGAACGTCATAACGCTCATCCGTAAACACTTCGGTGCCGATCGGATGATCGACCGTCATCAAGGCAAGCGAGTCATAGAAGTAGGTCTCCCATAGCTCGCCCGTCACGCGCAGATCATAAAATCCATCTCGCGCCTTCAACTCATCACCACTGATCTTGTACCACTCCTCGGTGGCCGCAATATCCGCAGTTCCAAGCGCGTTGATGCGTAGGCCAATTGCCGATCCCCACGGCACGGAGTCCTTCACAAAGGACATCTTCTTTCCATCCCATGCAAACAGGAACGGGCATGATCCTTTCAGCCTCTGCTCCGTCACGATCTCCTGATCGGCCTTCAAACCAAACTCCGCGCGAACCGATCCGTTCGGCCAGACGATTCGTGCAACATCAACTTCCTTCTGTGTGCCAAGCCCGAAATGAAGCGCCGGTCCCGTCATCGGCTGCTTTTGCACCAGCAGTCCAGAGCGAATCTCGATCTCTCCACCAATCCCGAAAGGATTGATGCGCTGATCCCCGGTCGCCTGTCGCGCACGAGGACGAATCGTCTGCCAGTGATAGTCCTTCGTCCCATGATTTCGTGCGACCGTAGCGGCTCCGTCAGGATTCAACCCAAGTAAATCGAGACGACCATTCCCCTGCACATCCACCGCATCGAACACCTCAGCCGGCACCTGCAAAGTATCGGCACCATGAAAGGCTCCGGTTTCGTCCTGCAGCCACACCACAGCGCCCTTCGCACCAGCCCCGGGCGCAACCGACAACACCATCAGATCCACAGCACCGTTGTTATCGACATCTCCAGCCCGCAACCGGATCTCTCCTCTCGGCAGTGACGACGCTCCTGCAAGCTCTCGCTGTGTCCATGCGCCATTCGTTTCCTGGTACGAAAGCTCGAGTAACTTACCATCATCGCTCACCACATTGAGCCGCAGAAAGCTGTTGACATTCGTGCTGCTCACCGCAACCGCTCTCACTCCCGTCAGCGAATCCGGCAACTTGGCCTCAATAAACCTGCCGACACGCTGGTTCGCAAATACGCGCAGCCGCCCGGATCCATCGATCAGCGCAACATCCGGGCTTCCGTCACCGTTCAAATCAGCCCAGACAAACTGCCGAATGCCCGACACTCCAGCAAAGGGATGGATCGGTGTGAACGTCCCATCGCCGTTGTTCTGCAGCACCGTTGGCGCTCCCACCTTCGTGCCCAGCACAACATCCAGATCGCCATCGGCTTCCACATCAATCGCCCACGCCCCCGTATATGCCGCACTGGGTACGTTCGCCGGAAGCTTCATCGCAGCCGTTACATCGACGAAACTGGTCGCGCTCTCCTGCTTGAGGAGGCGCATACCGCCGCCCCCGGCAAACAGCAGGTCCGTCTTGAAGTCATAGTTGAAGTCGAACGCCAGCACGCCCTCGGGAGAAGGTCCGACCCCGGACGCACCCCCGGGAAACGGAAGGTCCACCCCGTTCGCAAGATGCACATGATGACCATCGCAAGCAGCAACAACCGGTGCATCCGCTCCATTCAATGCAAGCGCTCCGACCCAATCCCACTTGCCCGCTCCCATACCCTGGACGGGCTCGCTCGAATAGCTCATCGCCGCATCCATCGGAGCAGGGCGTGAAGGCGGATTCTGCATCAGCAGAAAGCGAGTCACAGGTTCCGTCTCTTCGCCCGGCTGCGCAGCAATCTTGGCCAGACTTGCTCGAAAGCTCGGCTCACGCATCAGCACATTGCGCAGAAACGTAGAACGCGTCGCCGCCGCTCGTGGCTCTGGACCGGCAGCGGAAGCCTGCAACGCTGCAAGCTGCTGCTTCACCTCCGGCGACCAACCCTCAGACCGTTTCACAATCCGCTCAATCGCCGCATGGAGCGTAACGGCATCACCTCGCTTTGCCGAGACCCTGCACAGGTCCACCAATGCCGCCATGTTCTCCGGATCGACACTCAGAATCTGCTGCAGCAGATCTTCGACTTCGGCGTCACTATTTGTGTCGCCCTGCCGTTCGACTTCAGTAGCCAGCCGGTAGACCGCTCGAAGGTTCTTCGGATTCTGGCGGACTGCCTCGCGAAGATCACCGATTGCTGCCGTCGAATCACCGCGTCCACTCTCCAGGATCCCTAACAGGTAGTCGATCCTGTCGTCGTTCGGTGCAAGTTGGTGCGCTCGCTTCAAACGCTCCGCCGCACCCTCGAAGTTCCGCTGCCGCAACGCGAGCACGCCCCAGTTGATCCACACCGCGGGCTCGCCAGGTACAAGGTCCGCTGCCCGCGAGAGATCCGTCTCAGCACGAACGTCGTCACCAACCTGCAAACCCGCCAGCCCGGTATAAAAGGCAGATACAAACTTGGTGTAGGTCTTGGAGTCCGTTGCAGGCAGGTGGTCACGCGACCTGCACCCGCTAAAGG
This genomic window contains:
- a CDS encoding asparagine synthase-related protein, which gives rise to MNQYVERVVDLLDPATNDLHDLTTDQARALLVEHGTEAMRQIEGSFSLVARSGKMVRMVRSLDRPMRYFLAKRTEGPVLIVADRIDAIQAWLQAEGLEGQFHPSYTRMIPAHHVVDLQLVGCPDPDPIYTRFFTPAMATMQPDTQTIGDRYIQTLADEISIWLDRVPTNEPLGVCFSGGIDSGSVFLTVYHVMKTRGMALTRLKAFVLDLGDGPDLQQAQSFLESVDLGLFLEPIQVDPATIDIQETIGIIEDYQSLDVQSASMAIALLRGIRNEYPEWGYLLDGDGGDENLKDYPIDENPELTIRSVIHNSMLYQEGWGVGKIKHSLTYSGGLSRSYTRTYGPAQHFNFRGFSPYTRPKVIAVAESIPFITLTDHNVERLYELKGEIVSKGIASLTGFTMPVFPKRRFQHGAISEQAMHKTLPMAETEYRKQFLSRYL
- a CDS encoding radical SAM protein is translated as MTLLPLLYPEYAAERDQWIVAHRGPRAVLDPRKPYAFLSEQERTASGEIATISTVFLTNRECPFRCLMCDLWQNTLTSRVPVGAIPEQIAFALQELPPASCIKLYNSGSFFDTQAIPPEDYPAIAALVQAFERVIVESHPALIGDRCLRFRDLLSANLEVALGLETVNPEAMQHLNKHLTLEQFTAAAERLFEQKIDLRVFILVQPPFVQAVEALYWAQRSIDFAFECKATALTLIPTRGGNGAMESLRQAGFFTPPDLQTFEASVEYGVRQRKGRVFADLWNIEQIACCGHCATARIARLQEINLTQTVPPGVECLSCQASV
- a CDS encoding NAD(P)/FAD-dependent oxidoreductase encodes the protein MSIVPGIRMSDIYDVVIIGSGFAGSLLAMIAKQIGRSVLLLERNAHPRMMIGESSTPLSNLLLEELAITYRLPDLLPFTKWGTWQQHHPEVGCGLKRGFSFFHHDLENAGNEPSDNEMLVAASPHDQIADTHWYRADFDHWLVSSAQQHGVTYLDEVTLRRYTEADDYVVLSGERNQKDIQFRCRFVIDATGPRGCLHHLLGLHEADMSAMPATKALYSHFSHVGRLDDFTSSQYPDSPPYPIDDAAVHHVFDGGWVWVLRFNNGITSAGVAATESAADRLGLREGAGAWTRLLEKMPTLQRQFAEAVPLHPFTYLPRLAFRSGTMTGKRWAMLPSAAGFVDPLLSSGFPLALLGISRLARILDLHWNQSTFAAELLAYEQSTDGELLATSRLIGALYANMNNFEAFRAISLLYFAAASYSETARRLSKPERANSFLMHTDPKFGPEVEILLRRAAKGVTYSETKEFVSAVKKAIEPFDVAGLCASPRNHWYPVNAEDLRRAAWKVGATTEEIDSMLQSSGFYV
- a CDS encoding CRTAC1 family protein — encoded protein: MIDYDNDGWQDVVFVQSKDWPEHKVGRTTAALYHNNQDGTFKDVTHGSGLDVEMYGLGCAVGDYDNDGRDDIYITALDGSHLFHNLGEGKFTDATAKAGVSSAGFATGAAWFDFDNDGKLDLFVSHYVDWSVATDQNCSLDGKHKSYCTPEAYKGQSGSLFHNLGNGAFEDVTKKAGLADASSKSLGIALLDFDEDGWMDLFVANDTQPNKLYRNNHNGTFTESSFSAGVAFSDAGKPRAGMGADAGDYNGSGRQSLLIGNFTNESLALYSNDGSGLFTDMSATSGISAPSASSLTFSAFFFDYDLDGLLDIFAANGHVADDVSVTQPTVKYAEPSLLFRNRGAGHFEDVSMKVGPALRQAVVGRGAAYLDFDNDGDLDLLITASGGPARLLRNDNGNQNDMLRVKTVGVRSNRDGIGAKVSVRMTNGSRMSAMVKSGSSYLSQSELPLTFGLGKPLDGKVVTVDIIWPRGKRETITGVKPNQEITLKEGSGVVSSKPIILVSHEKH
- a CDS encoding CRTAC1 family protein, producing MKRGTLLRIPLAIVFACLLAVPFLMKQRAARAVISSKFDGRTALARHGFYFEEVSHAAGIDFTHQAPELDAKLAHIMPQVASMGASVSVVDFDRDGWPDLYVTNSAIGSQNHLYKNLHDGTFKDVATELGVADVNQAGTGVSMGGVWGDYDNDGYEDLFLIKWGRPELFHNEQGHGFRRVSDDMRLPQWINANTAVWFDYDGDGLVDLFVGGYYPENVDLWHLANTRMMPDSFEYAKNGGRKYLFHNLGNGRFEEVSAKVGIDSRRWSLASAAGDLRGTGHPDLFVANDYGVSELYMNDGKRFHEAGEKAGVGFSPKSGMNVAFGDVFNQGRMSIYVSNISEDGVLIQGNNLWVPKEGTSGEQIKYENLARDMGVELGGWSFGAQFGDLNNDGALDLYLTNGYVSLDRKRDYWYDYSKVAGGNAAIIGDAKDWPAMEGRSLSGYQSKRVWLNDGAGKFVDVAQMAGVTDTEDGRAVAMADLWNNGAVDVIVANQRGRLLLYKNTVSPENHWIGLSLEGTKSNRSAIGAQVTVKWNGQQQIQQIAGGSGFASENDRRLHFGLGKTTAIDEIVVRWPSGKLQTLKNLPVDRISEVKEPS